From Hippea alviniae EP5-r, the proteins below share one genomic window:
- a CDS encoding 4Fe-4S dicluster domain-containing protein → MKVVKIKEDNCVYCHLCEVACIVEHSQSKDIIKAFKREERPIARCSVEFNYPVSLSVMCRHCDDAPCMEACQNGSMHRDERGYVVVNPDTCVGCWMCIMACPYGVIKRDTRREVWGLSTKCDLCPDREIPACVEACPNEALTFEEL, encoded by the coding sequence ATGAAAGTGGTAAAGATAAAGGAAGATAATTGTGTTTACTGTCATTTGTGTGAAGTTGCCTGCATTGTTGAACACTCTCAATCAAAGGACATAATAAAGGCATTCAAAAGAGAAGAGCGTCCTATAGCTCGCTGCAGCGTTGAGTTTAACTATCCAGTCTCTTTGAGTGTAATGTGCAGACACTGTGATGATGCACCGTGTATGGAAGCCTGTCAAAATGGTTCTATGCACAGAGATGAGCGTGGCTATGTTGTTGTTAATCCGGATACATGCGTTGGTTGTTGGATGTGTATAATGGCGTGTCCTTACGGTGTTATAAAAAGGGATACACGCAGGGAAGTCTGGGGTCTGTCAACGAAGTGTGATTTGTGTCCAGATAGGGAGATTCCGGCCTGCGTTGAAGCATGTCCAAATGAAGCTTTAACTTTCGAAGAACTGTAA
- a CDS encoding 5-formyltetrahydrofolate cyclo-ligase has product MKNKQRNQLLKRRGALNRSFVNHKSIVISRKVFELLKRKRRVASYSPYRNEPNPNLLFSENFLYFPKVYSVEKARMRFFKGVLVKSFKGIKEPRFNRRAVYRKQLESVIVPGVGFDERGYRLGYGLGFYDRFLKDFKGLKVGVAFDCCVVKEIAHSEGDIPVDVLITERRKIFCKLRR; this is encoded by the coding sequence TTGAAAAATAAACAGAGAAATCAGCTCCTTAAAAGAAGAGGAGCTTTAAATAGATCGTTTGTAAACCATAAAAGTATAGTAATAAGCAGAAAGGTTTTTGAGTTATTAAAAAGAAAAAGGAGAGTTGCTTCTTACTCTCCTTACCGCAACGAGCCTAACCCGAATCTTTTATTTTCTGAAAATTTTTTATACTTTCCAAAAGTCTATAGCGTTGAAAAGGCGCGGATGAGATTTTTTAAGGGTGTTCTTGTTAAGTCTTTCAAGGGCATTAAAGAACCAAGATTCAACAGAAGGGCTGTTTATAGGAAGCAGCTTGAGAGCGTTATTGTTCCGGGTGTGGGTTTTGATGAGAGAGGCTACAGGCTTGGCTATGGTTTAGGGTTCTATGATAGGTTTCTTAAGGATTTTAAGGGTTTAAAGGTTGGAGTTGCTTTTGATTGCTGTGTTGTCAAAGAGATTGCGCACTCAGAAGGCGACATTCCGGTTGATGTGCTGATTACCGAGAGAAGAAAAATTTTTTGTAAGTTAAGGAGATGA
- the rny gene encoding ribonuclease Y: MGTAEIILVIVLALIVGVMLGIFGYYQFAVKKKEYAKKKAEDIIQDAEKEKENIIKAAQIEAKEYLIKARNEIEAEEREIKKELQKWEKRLQAKESNLEKRQAYLDEKIELVNKKQEDINAIEKQLEEKMQEVDEILKQQQEKLEEISGMTKEEAKQKLVESIEDEAKREAATKIKKIEEELRNEAKRLSQDVLITSMEKIASSYVAERTVATVTLPNDEMKGRIIGREGRNIRSFEKETGTDLIIDDTPEVVVISSFNPLRREIAKIALERLVSDGRIHPARIEETVEKVRQELYQEAAEEAKKVVFDLDIGDLHPELIKYLGLLKYRTSYTQNVLAHSVEVAYLSGLMAAELGLNVKLAKRAGLLHDIGKAVDQEVEGSHTKVGADLAKKYGENEYVVNAIMSHHGEIEPNCPESVLVAIADTLSAARPGARRERLESYIQRLEELENIAKTKDGVKEAYAIQAGRELRVIVEPTMLDDNESFMLARDIAKDIADKITYTGQVKVVVIRENRAIEYAN; this comes from the coding sequence ATGGGAACCGCAGAGATAATACTTGTGATAGTTTTGGCTTTGATAGTCGGTGTTATGCTGGGTATCTTTGGCTATTATCAGTTTGCTGTAAAGAAGAAGGAGTATGCGAAGAAGAAGGCAGAAGATATTATCCAGGATGCCGAAAAGGAGAAGGAAAACATTATCAAGGCTGCCCAAATTGAAGCAAAAGAGTATTTGATTAAGGCAAGAAACGAGATAGAAGCAGAAGAGAGAGAGATAAAAAAGGAACTTCAAAAATGGGAGAAAAGGCTTCAAGCTAAGGAAAGTAATCTTGAAAAGAGACAGGCTTATTTGGATGAAAAGATAGAGCTTGTTAACAAAAAACAAGAGGATATAAATGCTATAGAAAAACAGCTTGAAGAGAAAATGCAAGAAGTAGATGAGATACTTAAACAGCAGCAAGAGAAGTTGGAAGAGATTAGCGGGATGACAAAAGAAGAAGCTAAACAGAAATTAGTTGAAAGCATCGAAGATGAAGCAAAACGAGAAGCAGCAACGAAGATAAAAAAAATAGAAGAAGAATTAAGAAACGAAGCCAAGCGCCTCTCTCAAGATGTTTTGATTACTTCAATGGAGAAGATAGCAAGTAGTTATGTGGCTGAAAGAACAGTTGCAACTGTTACACTGCCAAACGACGAGATGAAGGGTAGAATTATAGGAAGAGAGGGGAGAAATATAAGATCTTTCGAAAAAGAGACAGGAACAGACTTAATTATCGACGATACGCCAGAAGTTGTTGTTATATCAAGCTTTAATCCATTGAGAAGGGAGATAGCAAAAATTGCCCTTGAAAGACTGGTGAGCGATGGAAGGATTCATCCAGCAAGGATTGAAGAAACGGTTGAGAAGGTAAGGCAGGAGCTATACCAAGAAGCGGCTGAAGAAGCCAAGAAGGTTGTGTTTGACCTTGATATAGGTGATTTACATCCTGAACTTATCAAGTATTTAGGTCTTTTAAAGTATAGAACGAGCTATACCCAGAATGTTCTTGCTCATTCTGTTGAAGTTGCCTATTTAAGTGGCCTTATGGCAGCAGAGTTGGGCTTGAATGTAAAATTGGCAAAAAGAGCGGGTTTATTGCATGATATTGGCAAAGCTGTAGACCAAGAGGTTGAAGGTTCTCATACAAAGGTTGGTGCAGACCTTGCAAAGAAATATGGGGAAAACGAATATGTTGTTAATGCTATTATGTCGCATCATGGAGAGATAGAGCCTAACTGTCCAGAAAGTGTGCTTGTTGCCATAGCTGATACGCTGTCTGCTGCAAGACCGGGAGCAAGAAGAGAGAGACTTGAAAGCTACATACAGAGACTTGAAGAGCTTGAGAATATCGCTAAGACGAAGGATGGTGTAAAGGAAGCATACGCAATTCAAGCAGGAAGGGAACTAAGGGTTATTGTTGAACCAACCATGCTTGATGACAATGAGAGCTTTATGCTCGCAAGAGATATAGCAAAGGATATAGCAGATAAGATAACATACACAGGCCAGGTTAAGGTTGTTGTTATAAGGGAGAACAGGGCAATTGAGTATGCAAATTAG
- a CDS encoding class II glutamine amidotransferase, with protein MELVKDISGCGIAGFINTDGERISGTDIVDAITLMRDRGNGLGAGYAAYGIYPDFKDFYALHIMYDDEYARKKTEEYLERKVHIEQHGGLPTRPIKKKRPIFFVYFVQPREQSTKGESEEFRLEETDEFIFKLVMFINENIDGAFVISSGKNMGVFKGVGFPDEIANFFRVDEYKAFCWTAHNRFPTNTPGWWGGAHPFSLLGWSVVHNGEISSYGANKRYLEMFGYKCTQKTDTEVVAYLLDLLIRKHGLSLHTVAKIFAPPLWSEIEIMDEKDKELYTALRAVYGGAMLNGPFSIIVGFRGGMFGLNDRIKLRPLVVAKKGSNVYMASEESAIRFIADDLDEIYMPKAGEPVIAMLSDEAYQKVYGTKERSYV; from the coding sequence ATGGAGCTTGTTAAGGATATATCGGGTTGTGGTATAGCTGGATTTATAAATACTGATGGTGAGCGTATCTCAGGGACTGATATAGTTGATGCTATTACGCTAATGAGAGATAGGGGAAACGGACTTGGTGCTGGTTATGCAGCATACGGAATTTATCCCGATTTTAAGGATTTTTACGCTTTACACATTATGTATGACGATGAGTATGCAAGAAAGAAAACAGAAGAGTATCTTGAGAGAAAGGTTCATATAGAGCAGCATGGCGGTCTTCCTACAAGGCCGATAAAGAAAAAAAGACCGATATTCTTTGTCTATTTTGTTCAACCACGAGAACAGAGCACCAAGGGAGAGAGTGAAGAGTTTAGGCTTGAAGAGACAGATGAGTTTATATTTAAGCTTGTTATGTTTATAAACGAGAATATAGACGGTGCATTTGTTATATCAAGCGGCAAGAATATGGGTGTTTTTAAGGGCGTTGGTTTTCCCGACGAGATAGCAAACTTCTTTAGGGTTGATGAGTATAAAGCGTTTTGTTGGACTGCTCATAACAGATTCCCAACAAACACGCCCGGATGGTGGGGTGGTGCTCATCCGTTTTCATTACTTGGATGGAGTGTTGTGCATAATGGCGAGATATCATCCTATGGTGCAAACAAACGCTATCTTGAGATGTTCGGCTATAAATGTACTCAAAAAACAGATACGGAAGTTGTCGCATACCTTTTGGATTTATTGATAAGAAAACATGGTTTGTCTTTGCATACTGTTGCCAAGATATTTGCTCCACCGTTGTGGAGCGAGATAGAGATAATGGATGAGAAGGATAAAGAGCTCTATACAGCTTTAAGAGCGGTTTATGGCGGTGCGATGCTTAATGGACCATTTTCAATAATAGTTGGATTTAGAGGCGGTATGTTTGGTCTAAACGATAGGATAAAGCTAAGGCCGCTTGTTGTGGCAAAGAAAGGCTCAAATGTTTATATGGCGAGTGAAGAGTCGGCAATAAGGTTCATAGCAGACGATTTGGACGAGATATACATGCCAAAGGCTGGCGAACCAGTGATAGCTATGCTGAGCGATGAAGCTTATCAGAAGGTTTATGGCACAAAGGAGAGAAGCTATGTATGA
- a CDS encoding NAD(P)/FAD-dependent oxidoreductase: MRVVIVGNSVAAINAIEAIREKDKISKITVISDENYRAYSHPLLPNLVIGEVSRSEERFYYRKKDFYEKNKVDTLLGKRVVKILPQQKQVALESGEKIEYDKLLIACGGRPIKPPMEGLELEGVHTLTNIKAADELRKDLKNIKQCVVIGGGLIGSKTAEKLAKKGIKVTLVELMRRVLYPVLDDTAADYIHKELKSLGVELVLNDSVSAILGDKRVKEVELKSGKKIKTDGVVVAVGVAPNMDMAKDAQLEVNKGIVVNDFMQTSDENIFAAGDVAEAYDMVLGVKRPIPILPLAARQGRVAGLNILGSDVKYKGGFAMNSITIGKVSFISMGIIDSDELEVLKIKKDGEYRKFLIDDDNRLKGMILVGNIEKAGMFNWMIQNKLDVSWMKDTFLNSDFGWKYFNKAFRVLRLDRKIK; the protein is encoded by the coding sequence ATGAGAGTTGTAATAGTGGGAAACTCTGTAGCAGCTATAAACGCTATAGAAGCTATAAGAGAGAAGGATAAGATTTCAAAGATTACAGTTATATCAGATGAGAATTATAGGGCTTACTCCCATCCTTTGTTGCCCAATCTTGTTATAGGAGAAGTAAGCAGGTCTGAAGAGAGATTCTATTACAGAAAAAAGGATTTTTACGAGAAGAACAAAGTTGATACGCTGCTGGGTAAAAGGGTTGTAAAAATTTTGCCACAGCAGAAGCAGGTGGCTTTGGAGAGTGGTGAGAAGATAGAGTATGATAAGCTGCTTATAGCCTGTGGTGGAAGGCCTATAAAACCACCTATGGAAGGGCTTGAACTTGAAGGTGTCCATACGCTTACGAATATAAAAGCCGCAGACGAGTTGAGAAAAGATTTGAAGAATATAAAGCAGTGCGTTGTCATTGGTGGTGGACTTATAGGAAGCAAAACTGCTGAGAAGCTTGCTAAGAAGGGCATAAAGGTTACGCTTGTTGAGTTGATGAGACGGGTTTTGTATCCCGTTTTAGATGATACGGCCGCTGATTACATTCATAAAGAGCTTAAATCATTAGGTGTTGAGCTTGTGCTAAACGACTCTGTAAGTGCTATCTTAGGCGATAAAAGAGTTAAAGAAGTTGAGTTAAAAAGCGGTAAGAAGATAAAGACAGACGGTGTTGTTGTTGCTGTTGGTGTTGCACCTAATATGGATATGGCAAAGGATGCCCAATTAGAAGTTAATAAAGGTATCGTTGTAAACGATTTTATGCAGACATCCGATGAGAACATATTTGCAGCCGGTGATGTTGCAGAAGCATACGATATGGTTTTGGGGGTAAAAAGGCCTATACCTATTCTGCCTTTAGCGGCAAGGCAGGGTAGAGTTGCAGGCCTAAATATTCTCGGCAGCGATGTGAAGTATAAGGGTGGATTTGCTATGAACTCAATCACCATAGGAAAAGTCAGTTTTATCTCTATGGGTATCATTGATTCAGATGAGCTTGAAGTTTTGAAGATTAAAAAGGATGGAGAATATAGAAAGTTTTTGATAGATGACGATAACAGGCTAAAGGGTATGATTCTTGTTGGAAATATAGAGAAGGCGGGAATGTTTAACTGGATGATACAGAATAAGTTGGATGTGTCTTGGATGAAGGATACATTCCTAAATAGTGACTTTGGATGGAAGTATTTTAATAAAGCCTTTAGGGTTTTAAGGCTGGATAGAAAAATAAAATAG